One stretch of Punica granatum isolate Tunisia-2019 chromosome 5, ASM765513v2, whole genome shotgun sequence DNA includes these proteins:
- the LOC116207070 gene encoding pathogenesis-related protein STH-2-like, translating into MAVTYFTQELTTSIAPSRMFKALVLDSHNLIPKVAPQGIKSIEFVQGDGSAGSIKQTNFADGGHLKWLKHRIDAVDAEKLVCKYTLIETDTAFDEIESVVS; encoded by the exons ATGGCCGTCACCTACTTTACCCAGGAGCTCACAACTTCTATCGCTCCGTCGAGGATGTTCAAGGCTCTCGTCCTCGACTCCCACAATCTCATTCCCAAGGTCGCCCCTCAGGGTATTAAGAGCATTGAGTTCGTTCAAGGAGACGGTAGTGCTGGAAGCATCAAGCAGACCAACTTTGCCGATG GCGGTCACTTGAAGTGGTTGAAGCACAGGATAGATGCGGTTGATGCAGAGAAGCTTGTGTGCAAGTACACCCTGATCGAGACCGACACTGCATTCGACGAGATTGAGTCTGTGGTGTCATAA
- the LOC116209415 gene encoding major strawberry allergen Fra a 1.06-like has product MQVACTYQEFVIPISRERAFKGMAVDVHNLVVKAAPHIMKSVKTIHGDGGPGTIRECTYTKESGCSAIVGTLRVDILDAKNFVYRHTITDGDAYRMMYSVIVEMRYEALGHDKCICKMSTEHHPKEGITYKEEDIEKGNRTMMALYKAMQDYLVANPNAYV; this is encoded by the exons ATGCAAGTCGCCTGCACCTACCAGGAGTTCGTTATTCCCATTTCCCGGGAACGTGCATTTAAGGGGATGGCCGTCGATGTGCACAATCTTGTTGTTAAGGCGGCCCCTCATATCATGAAGAGCGTCAAAACCATCCATGGAGATGGAGGACCCGGAACCATCAGGGAGTGCACCTATACCAAAG AATCTGGATGCTCGGCCATTGTGGGCACGTTGAGGGTCGACATCCTCGACGCAAAGAACTTCGTTTACAGGCACACCATAACGGATGGCGATGCATACAGGATGATGTATTCGGTGATCGTTGAGATGAGATATGAAGCTCTAGGCCACGACAAATGCATATGTAAGATGTCAACTGAGCACCACCCAAAGGAAGGTATCACGTACAAAGAAGAGGACATCGAGAAGGGCAATAGAACCATGATGGCGCTCTACAAAGCCATGCAAGATTACCTCGTCGCAAACCCCAATGCCTATGTTTAG
- the LOC116208817 gene encoding major allergen Pru ar 1-like isoform X1 has product MAVTNFTQEFTTSIAPSRMFRALILDSHNLIPKIAPQGIKSIEFVEGDGGVGSIKQTNFSDGGHLKWLKHRIEAIDAEKLACKYTLIESDTEFSKIETVVYEVKFEASSDGGCVCKMTSEYHVKACVELKEEDVKQGKDKAMGLYKVVEEYLLANPDAYA; this is encoded by the exons ATGGCCGTTACCAACTTCACCCAGGAGTTCACCACTTCCATTGCTCCATCAAGGATGTTCAGAGCTTTGATCCTTGACTCCCACAATCTCATCCCCAAAATTGCACCACAGGGCATCAAGAGCATTGAGTTTGTTGAGGGAGATGGAGGCGTTGGAAGCATCAAGCAGACCAACTTTTCTGATG GTGGACACTTGAAGTGGCTGAAGCACAGGATCGAAGCCATTGATGCAGAGAAGCTTGCATGCAAGTACACTCTGATAGAGAGTGACACAGAATTCAGCAAGATTGAGACGGTTGTGTATGAGGTAAAATTCGAAGCTTCCAGTGACGGCGGATGTGTCTGCAAGATGACCAGCGAATACCACGTGAAGGCCTGTGTGGAGCTCAAAGAAGAGGACGTCAAGCAGGGCAAAGACAAAGCCATGGGACTATACAAAGTTGTCGAGGAATACCTGCTTGCCAACCCCGATGCCTATGCTTAA
- the LOC116208817 gene encoding major allergen Pru ar 1-like isoform X2 has product MFRALILDSHNLIPKIAPQGIKSIEFVEGDGGVGSIKQTNFSDGGHLKWLKHRIEAIDAEKLACKYTLIESDTEFSKIETVVYEVKFEASSDGGCVCKMTSEYHVKACVELKEEDVKQGKDKAMGLYKVVEEYLLANPDAYA; this is encoded by the exons ATGTTCAGAGCTTTGATCCTTGACTCCCACAATCTCATCCCCAAAATTGCACCACAGGGCATCAAGAGCATTGAGTTTGTTGAGGGAGATGGAGGCGTTGGAAGCATCAAGCAGACCAACTTTTCTGATG GTGGACACTTGAAGTGGCTGAAGCACAGGATCGAAGCCATTGATGCAGAGAAGCTTGCATGCAAGTACACTCTGATAGAGAGTGACACAGAATTCAGCAAGATTGAGACGGTTGTGTATGAGGTAAAATTCGAAGCTTCCAGTGACGGCGGATGTGTCTGCAAGATGACCAGCGAATACCACGTGAAGGCCTGTGTGGAGCTCAAAGAAGAGGACGTCAAGCAGGGCAAAGACAAAGCCATGGGACTATACAAAGTTGTCGAGGAATACCTGCTTGCCAACCCCGATGCCTATGCTTAA